In Ptychodera flava strain L36383 chromosome 6, AS_Pfla_20210202, whole genome shotgun sequence, the sequence TGAAATGAGctcttgttttttatttataaagTAATTTATTTTCCCTACTGTGGATTTTTTATGTATGTCCATGAGTTTTGATGTCAATgcaaaaagttatttttaaaaGTTATGGAGTTATAACCGTTCTGAAATATTAAAGATTCAAATTAAAAtacatatgaataaataaacacatcACATTTTCGTCTTCTACTTCGTTAGAAAAAGATGACTTCTAAGGAGACAATGTATTATGTATGATTTGGGATCCTTATTCAGTTTCAGGCACTCAGCAGAACTTATAACGATTGCATGATTCGGTGACTGGCTACTGGCACTTTGCCGGCTCTTGACAATATGGCTGTTCCCCGTTTGATactcaatatggctgcatgcgTGAGACATTGGGCACTGACTGCTGCCAAAAAATTCGGCCAAATTTTGTCAGTGCtgcatgtgttgctgttgttggaGTTCGTAGTCTGAGCCGTTAATATGTCTTTTAGTGTTCATTGTAACATTGGCAGTCACCTATCAAGTTATTTTCCTCATTATTGCATGCATAATTTCCAAAAATTATAtctaaatttgcaaaaaaatatttatttttgcacgtCAATGAGTAAACAATGAGTCAGACATCATTTCCAAAcaatcatattaaaatgttACAATCCACTTTGTTATTGAGTTCAACATATTCATTGATTTTATATGGACTAATTTATCcacaatgtgtaaaatactttacataatactatgaggttattacgaaaataccacaaaggatgAATGAGGACactggcgcagcgtatcgccccaTGCGAAGCACAGGGCGATGCCCAGCGctaatgtccgagtgcatccttcgcggtattttcgtgataaccttatAATTATACCTCTTATATTTGttactggggcatcaaattgtcagagtagtgaccgttttcgtgcaatgtcaacaatttttcttccgatttatagcgcaAGCGTGGAACGCTATCTCCGcagacgcgcttctgcaagttctggatagtgTGTGTGTACTACACAAGTACGTACAGAGCGtgcgcgagacatgttctggcactcatccaatgagtcccttgaaacccttcaacagtgaacgcgcagatacagccgcaggggatggggcacctggaaaccgtacgtgttacaaAACGGGCGTTCCGTACAGCTTTTttagcatatgcaaatttatatttttctcgatggtagatgtataataattaaaggtatttgcatgttgCTATCAAATGTGTAACTTTAgtaaaggatttttattcttttaggTTTCAGAATAAGTACATCTGAAAATCAGTGAGTTGTTTAGTCCAACTCAATTCATAGCAAACGTATTGTGGTGAGGTTGTTAACCAGATTAGCCACAACTGCATTCTATCAAACTCCCTGTCCTGCAAAGTTTCCCTTCATATCACAGACTGGAAAAATCATggtcaaccctttgagtgctgtaattcttcccaccaaaattatagtgacacattttaccaatttgtatgaatttttctgtaattcttttgaaaattttggactAGGTGGACAGTACTTATTATAAACtccagtttttggtcaaaattttgggaaaagtCAAAACTAAATgtttggacatgaaaaaatattgtctaaaatatattttataaaggcaacaaaaacgGACTTTGGTGCTCATTCAGTCACATTTTATGCAATCAGAAATGTTGGCACATTGACAAATACCCTGTCACTGTTTTAGATAAGAAATGTTACATTCATTGCATAAGTGTAACAAAGTACTGAGAATCACCATCCATGACAGACCCACATAATTTATATTAAATGATGTTTTCTTCTTAACCTTAGAGAACATTAGATCATTGGTTGACACACTTCGATGACAATGTGCAATCCGATAATTGTTTCTTCAGAAGTATTGAGTACAGAGTACTTAGTTTGATGcacaattcatcaaattttgaaaaattcataagTTACTTTACTTAGTAACTTACCATTGAAGAAATCTTGATGTACGTGCACAACAACTAAGCCTGGCCACAGTTCATCTTCTGCGACATCTCCATCAATATGCGGATGTTCAATCGGTGAGACAGTTGCCTTGGTGACACCGATGCCATGAGATTCTTCATCTGCAACATCACTTAAAGTCACTGAAGTAGATGTGCATCTATCTCCGTTTCTGAGTGTCTTCACCTCCTCTGGGCTTTCGTAGATGATGCTGTGTTCAGCAGGATTTGAAACCATCTTGCCCACTTCTACAATCTGCTCGAGTGTGTTCACGCCTATCTTCTGCTTGGGACATTTACACACGTGCGCTTCGCTGCTTCCACCATTCTGCTGTTGCATGGAGATGTTGTCGCCTGGATTACTCTCAGCATTACCCCTCTTGATTTCTGCATGGATACCTGTATCTTTGTGAATTGCACAAAGTTGGCCTTCATCGGGCATTGCTCCTACAGAAGCAGGCCCTCCATTTACTTTGATGTTTCTGAAGCTGTCGTCGGAATGTTCTAAGTGCCCATCGCTAAAACTATTGGCATGACCGTTCGATAATTCGGTTTCATCTTCCTTGACGACAAGCCGAGTTATGTCCTCGTCTCTAAGATCATGCAATTTATTGTCACAGCTGCCATTGCTGGTAATAATAGTTTTGTCGACCACAGCACTTTTAGTGCCGCTGTCATTAAGCGGAAACCCACTGTCCAAAGAAGCCCTGTCGTTCCCTTCTGTGCCAATACTTCCATTGCTGCTCTCGCCAGCTTCAATGCCTGACGAAGCACCGAAAATCGATGACGATGCCGCCGTCGTGATGTTCGGCTCGCTGTCCTCAGTTGATAAACTCTGTCTCTCATCGACACTTCTCAACTTTGCAAAGTCTCTCTGCGTTTCTACGTTAATCTTACCGGGGAGTTCAAATTGTTCCTTGTCAGATTCATCTTGCGCAGCGAACGACGATCGACGTTTCGGCGATATCGTAGTCTTAACCGAACTATCGACCGTGTCGTCAAAGCTACAAACCTTTCTTGAATGAAAAAGCGAACCGACGGATTTGGTCCTTCTGCTCGTTCCCTTGGTACTGTCACTGCTAACTGCAACTGTGCGCACCGCCGTACCTACCGCTTCGACTTCGGTCTCCGTCAAAAATTCTTGTTGGGTGCTCTCTGTTACGCTTACAGAGGGTCTACTTCGCTTGAAGCGTGAGCTCATTCCACAGCCCATGGCAAAGTCCCCGCTGCCTGTCGATTACAATGAAAACAGATCTGCTGgctcaaattttttgacaggTAGTGTTACGCAGAAGTACCGGGATCGTACACACCATTACATACCGTTGGCTGTGGCACTGTGCATCGTCAAAACAGCAGACATACAACGTTTGAATACCGGAAGATAGTGATGTCGCGACCCTCTCTAGCAGACGTTGTCCGACGACTCCACTCACGCAACAGGGGCGTCAGGCTTCCTACAGAAGTTACAGCATTCAGGGgttaatattttttaaacaaaataagcCATACATAAAGAACTCGCTACTGTATGatatcacaacaacaacaaaaaacgcATACTAGTCAAGAAATGAGAGAATTCAACCACCGGGTTTACATTTAACCTTGAATTTGCAACGTGCCTTTCTCCCGCGCTTTCCGTATTAGGCAATAAGCTTTCCATATATAGCAGACGTGGGCGTTTTCATTATCAAGGACCAGTCATGATACATGTGACAACTGCCCAGCTCTGTTTGTGAGCGAGTCCGTAGCAACATCAACGGTAAACAGAAGTCGGTCGGCTGTGTCCACATGACGTATGACAAAGTGCCAAAGGTGAATCTGAAAGATTAAATTGGGCACTTAGAGCCTGCTACAGTTGGTATAGTCCGCGAGCGCAGTATGAACCTGTACTACCGACGTCGCAAACAACGTGTAGACCGTTTGACCACCAAAAAGTGTCACAGAGTCCACAAGAAGTAAGTTGTGACATATTTTACATGTGAGTAACTTTGTAAGCTTTCCAAATGTACTTCCTCATAGTACAGCACCAAGAATACACGTCCAACGTGAGAAGTGCTGGGTCAATATTcttcattttaatgaaaaccaCCAAATCACATCAAATTGTCTGAGTGCTCCTTCCCCTGGGACGCGTCTCCGGTAATTTCACATTGTTCTGCATTTAATTGCTGAGAAATTCTGTTATCGTAATGGTTGGATGCTTGGCTGACAATATGGATTCGTTTAGTATATGAAGTGGAACGGTTGTCTCTATAGCGGGCCATGGGGTGACTGATAGATAACCGCTGACAAGCACGACAAACAAATCCCAATCCCTGACAACCTTTAAAGTATAATTGCTTGACACGCAGAGGTCGAAATCAATCCATTTTCTGCTTTTGTGTACGGACCGTTGAAAGCTGGGGCTTGTGTTGTGATGTCTCGTAGCAAATACTCTTGGATTATATCTCACATGCCATGCTCACATTTACAGCGTGCGGTAACAATTTCTATTTTCATGAGCATTCCCTTTTTTAATTATGCGTGTTTTTTTTAATAACAAACCACGCATAATTCAGTAAGTAATTCTTTAGAAACAACAACGagtcaatatttcattttagtgGCACCGTTTGATCAATCGAgcaaattttagaatgatacCCAAACTGACTATTcatctttttatcattttctccATAATGATAAAAGCGAGTGTTTGCTGATATAAGGAAGAATAGAACCtttcaaataaattttaacCGTTCCTCCACCCACAATACTGGGTTTCAACTTAATAATCGGTTTGACATTATGTTTGGTCTGTGGAATCTCTACACGTTCATTCGCTTTCTTTTGCATGAAAAATGATTCATTTACAGACCCTAATAATCGCTATAATTTGTAATAAGCAGATCTACCGAAAAAGgcctgaaacaaaaatgacaagaacaTTGTAACTATTGATTGTCTTTACTACAATAGCTTTGTGGTCAAGGTATTGTTTACTGTGACAAAATCGACCAAGTTTTCACATTTGAAAGCCATTGGTGTCAATTATTTTAAGTTAAAAGTAATCTTAATCTGCATCATTAAGCCTCATTCTGATCTAACCCTTAAAATTGACTTAAAGAAATCACAGGAAAAAGATGTACAACAAATTGTCAAGAGTGTTTGTCGGGGCAATTTCATAATTTGAAAGTCTCTCTTCCTGGATGAATCACTACAATACCcattgtgtttttttctgtttttgaaaacAGAGAACCTGAGAACTGTATTAAAACCAGCTTTTATGTAATACCCTGGCAGTTGGCATGTATTCGACAATTGTATTAAAGCTATTTGATTTGGGCAGTGAATTGTCTTTGATAACGTTACCAAGCGAGAGAAGTTAGTTTGTCAACAATTGCACAGCAAAGGTATTTCTTAAGAAGAAGCAAATCTTGTAGCTACAGTAACTATCATTTTCtaacattgtaagtaaaaaAACCTTTGTGCATATGCCGCACGTTTTGGAAAGGTTTAGCATTTGACAGTTATCGTTCTTATTCAAAATGATCGGTAAATAATATGCGGCAATAGAATAACCACAGTGTTTAATTAATCTGGAACTTGGTTTCTGTGGTCAAAGAATTTACCAAGTTTATTTCTGACAACTCTATTGATGTTCTCACTGTGTGTGTTCCAGTGTTGTTTAGAGAAATAACGGATTCAAACAGAGTACGAGAAAACATACATGCAAGGCAACTTACTGTCAAACATTATCCAGAAAAAGGAAACCAACGTGTTACACCGTAGATCCTTGAAAAAGATTCAAGGAAATCCTATgggaaaaatttacaaagtgaAACCAAAAAGTCCCTTGTTTAGATAACAGATTTctggatttgaaattcaactttAGATGTCAAGAATCTTGAAAGGCCTGTAAGTGACGACACTTGTTTATAAATCAGTTGGATATTGTTCTGTAGTAAAGGTAAAATACCATGAAGTACCTTTTTCATGACtgttattaaccctttcacaccatggtttggccccaaCCCCTTGTTGTCAATGGTGATAGTGGATCTGTTTACAGGAAAATGGCGTAAACAGATCAAATTATCATCCATGTAACTTCTCTAATATCAGGGCGATTGTGACAGTATGTAACAATCATGTAACGTGTATCCACAGTTTAGTAGTTCCAGTGTTTCCATAATCAACAAATCtaacaattttgtgttttactaCAACCTAAAAAGTTACATTTGCAAAATGGAGTTACAAGAAAAACCACCAATACTACAAATCCACCATGAATTCATGGTGTTTAGCCCAGACGTGTTGTGGAGTGATGGTGGTTTGAGTTTCAGAGTGAATAATGAATGTGTTACTCAAAACCAATTGTCAGAAGCATTGATGATATTAATACAATTTGATGCCGTTATTTGACTGTATGTTTATTGTGTAGCTATTACACAAAACAGATGCCGGCATACTTCAGTGTATCAACTTCTGAATTATGTACAATATTGGCTTTTACACCAGCAATTAAAAGTTTAGCGATAGAAATTGTTACGGAGAATGACATGGTTTCACTTTGTAACAACAACATCACTccaatttccaacattttcagtgtatgGATGAGAAAttctgaaaatccaaaatttgccCTGGCCATTTTCGCGAAGCAGGCCTTCAGTTGCCCCCTGTACCCCTCCCCTCCCACCCCTTGTAGTTCTATGTAGGTCATATTTGCTATTGAAATGTATACTCCTGCTTTCAAACAGACACCTGTTGCTTTCTGGATGATTTCCAATTTACCTTTTAATGAAGCAGGAGACTTCATCTCATGTTGCTGGAGCTGTATGGATTTTAACCCAACCACAACATTTGCAATTATGCAAGatttgttttttcattgtttcattgTCAACATCCCTTACAATCTTACATacttttacaacttttatttttatgtacCAAGTTTGTCATCTCTCATGCAAAATGTGGATGCATGAATGAAAGaggggaaaaattgcaaaaattacacattATCATATTCGCCATTCAAATCTAACCCTGCAGTCACACCAATAACCAGTCCAAACACCATTGCAGTGGCCTGCATAGTTTGCCCCAAAGCAATGGGGGGTTACGGGGTTAATACCCAATTCCTTTGTATTATGCTGTGCCTTGGAGGAATGAAATGTTTGTCTTCCACAGTTTGTAAAGTTACATAAGCATCAAGTGTTTTGTTAATTTAAACTGCGGTAGCAGGTACAAGAACTTCAACAGGCTCGGAATTTCTTGTACACTCTTTCCTTGGTATACTCTGTATACCCATGCCTCCACATACTTATTATATTTAATGTTTCCATTTACTTCTAACACAGGTAATTTCAACAGCTTCCTACGATGGAAGGTGCTGAACCAGAAGAGAATGTTCCTGACGTGCAGCAGCAACCAGCTGTGGAGCAGTCGAAAAGTGAAGCCGAACCATCAGCTCCGGAAGAAACTGCTGTACCTGAACAGAAAGCAGAAACCTCGACTCAAGATGAGAAAGCCGAAACAGGTGAACTTTCTAAAGACTCTCTGGAAGGAgtacaaaaagaaaacagaaaactgCGGGCCAAGtacaaaaagatgaaaaaagaaattgaagAGTTGAAAAGTACTAAAGAGAGCCTTGAAACTGAACTTCTTGAATTGAAAGAAAAGACAAACGCGCAGGCTGAAACTATCAAGACGTTGGAAGAGAAACTGCAAAAGTGTGAATCTGAATCAGGGTCGAGTAGTGTCAGTGATATCAAGGAGAAAGCAAAGCAGACTGACGGGTTGAAAGTTCAGGCAGATTACTTGACACGTCAGGTTCTGCAAACCCAAGAAAGCGAAACTTATCTACGACAGCGACTGGCCGAAGCGTTGGAGGCTCAGGAAGAGAGCGAGCGCAAGATGAAAGATCTGCAGGTCCGACTGAAACGTTTCATCAAGGACGACCAGACAAAGGATGAAAGAATCATGAAGATGGAGCAGGAATTGAAAGACATCACTCAGCAAGTCGAGGAACTTGAAAAGTACGTCGATGCCGATCAAGTTCAGAGAATCAGGAAAGAGGCTGGTAGCAGTATATCATCAATGAACGGCCGAGGATCAAATCTCAGCCAAATGTCAAAGTTGGACGACTCACCAACAAAATCTAAAGTTTGcacaattttgtaaatatttttatacTTGTACAGGTTAAAACTTTACTCCCTGTTATAGACTATTTATTCTCTACTCTTTTTCTATCATCAGcaatttttcagtcattttatccatttttacaaCTGTTTCCTGTTGTATACAATACAAATTGTTTGAATGTGTTGTTTATATACATGTGACTGTCAATTCAATAAGATGTGGCAGgttaataaaaacaaaagcttGTCAGAATTTCAAATCATGAATTTAAAAAGAGACTGAAACTGACAAAGAATGGAAAATTTGAGTTTGCTGACACAAATCATGCCCGAAAAAACTTAGTGTTTTAATTGAGATAACCAGGGGATGTAGTATTTTTGTATCAAGAATTTATAGAAAAAGATCAGATGTAGTCGTTCTTTCACAACTACAATTTGATACCACTTTATTAATCTGTTTAGAGAGGCTGCACTGAAAGGTATGGCAAAGTGCCATTGGTTTCCATCAAAGTggaaaatttatatatatatatatatatatatatatatatatatatatatatatatatatatatatatatatatatatatatatatatatatatatatatatatatgcaaatgagaacggTCCGCTGATGACAGTCTCATACCAAATGTATTTACACGACAGGGTACATTACATTCCATCACAAAGCAATGAAACTTGTTTAATGGTTTCAGATATATTTTAAAGAATCAGTACaagcttgattttttttctaacaATGAAAGTCTTTCATGTTAATGAATAATTATTCCCTTCAGGGGAAAAGAAAGGAACTCCATGTTATTGTAATCATACAATTGCAGGGTGTCTAATATGTATTCTCTGTAAGACTTAaaataaacaagcgacctagcggccgatatagctccgctgtgtttatgtacagaataactatttttgacacatgttgatgaagaaggtggaaatctttgataactcaatgcagtggccagaaaaaagtggctaaaataagttgcaaaaatacaaaattgaagatttcattatactttgaatatatcacatccgatcatccctaagaacatgtcaaccaaagctatctgatgagtagttttttgagaataaaatattctgaccaaaaatttgcaacaattgcccccaaaaataaaacttgcagatttcatcataatttcaaaatatcacacttagttcatatatagaaacctgtataccaaatttcaaagctgttagaccagtacttttgagaaacgcattttttgaccaaaaatgggaaaaattgccccaaaattcaaaattgcagatgtcatcattatttctataaatatcatttagttcatctatggaaacctgtataccaaatttcaaagctatcagataagtagttttggaaatacacatttttgaccaaaaatggcaaattgcccaaaaaatacaaaattacagatctcATCAGAAAtccaatatatattactaagcttatctgtagaaacctgtatactaaatttcaaagctatcagaccagtactttttgagaaacacatttttgaccaaaaattgcccgaaaattacaaaattgcagatttcatcattatttcaataaatatcatttagttcatcagtagaaacctctataccaaatttcaaagctatcagatgagtagttttggaaatacacattttttgaccaaaaatggcaaaaattgccccaaaaatacaaaattacagatttcatcagaaattcaatatatattacttagttcatctatagaaacctgtataccaaatttcaaatctatcagaccattactttttgagaaatacattttttgaccaaaaatggcaaaaattaccttaaaaatgcaaatttgcatatttctgcacaatttgaacaaatctgaaaaagatcatccctagggacatatgtaccaaatataaaagctatctgaccagtagttttgaagaagaagatttttaaagattttttaccaaaaatgacaaaaattgccttaaaaatacaaatatgcaaatttcaccaccatttgaacaaatctgatttaagtcaccctaagcaaactgcatatcaaatttcaaagcaatcggacaagcggtttcagagaagaagattttttaccaaaaacaccaaaaaatgcccaaaaatacaaatatgcaaatttcaccatgatttgaacaaactgaagtgaggtcaccccaagtgaactgcatataaaatttcaaagcaatggacTGGTGTtgttcagaggagaaggcaattgttgacggacgacgacggacgacgacgacggacgacggacgacgacggataatcaacctatttgataagctccgcgtcgctgacagcggaaaTAAAAAGTTGATATTGATACTGGCGGTACACTGAATTGACTTTGAAGCTAACAATTGAAGTTGCAAATACAATGTTGGTAGGTGACATTATCATAAATGGACAAACATAAAATCGTTGCTAGAATATTTGTAATGTCATCTTTGACACAATATTCTTGCATTCAGGTGCTACTGAATTTTACCACAGTCACCATGAACTTGTTTTCTGACTGTTTATAACATTGTGAGCATAAAGAATTGCAACCTGTATCTCATTTGCTTCAATCAGTGGTTGACATACTTTCACGCACTACATCTCTGctcacaaaaattatgaaacagCGACATTGGCATTGACTTTATAGAAAATCtcttaaaaattaatttgaatatttacttTGTATATTTTACCTGATGAAATTGATAACATACTTGTGACATTTTGGAGAAGTTTGTGCTTCGAATATTAACCCTTCCTCACCGCTCACTGGCACTTTTGTAGTACGGTTTCATGCTTGGTGAACATGAGGCATAGCATGCACATTGGACTCTGAAAGTCAAGTCCTGAAACCATCTttgtttttctaaattttgcatGATAGCTTCACATATAATTTCAGGATCATCGAATGAAATGTAGAATAAGTGTTAAGAAAGACCATGCACCCTGAAGTGAGGAGCTAGATTAAAATGTGAAAACGTTGTTTGCGTGGTTAGCATGAGCATGCAACTACTTGACACACAGCATTTGATAAAGTTACATGAGAATGTAAGGGATACAGGGTCAAAATAAAATTAGATTCGTTTCTGGTTATTGAGTGCATCACTTCAAAACCTGTGCTTTAAGATTGTTTTGGTGTATTCAGAAAGAATTGTAATCCCACATGATTCAGCAAACACATAAACTAAATGATTAACAATATTAATCTAGTAAAAGGAAAGACTCAAATTGGCTCTATCTGTGAAGCTGCCTTTGCTTTCTACGCATGAAATGCTAACACAGTGGAGAAAGAATTTTGCCATCTATATGAAATGAATGCTGTGGTGTTCTCATACCATGTGGCTAGGGTGaagaaaaaaggtgaaaaagaaagaaaattgcatTACTTTTGTTAAATGTGAAGGACTAGAAACCTAATCGTTTTTGTCTTGGCTCAGTGTGTTATGCTGCCAGTTAAAATGGAGCTATTTTAATAGTGTGGAAGATTTGTGAGATACAATTTGCATGTCCACACAACCACTCAGTGGAAGGGCCTACCACAAGACATGCAACTAAATCCCTCCAAGAAGGAACTTGGTAAGTGTAAAAAAGGTTTACAACTGTCAAAAACAACAAGGAAAACACAAGGAATACGAGATACTCCGCCcatacttgtcaaatttctttcaaacagaACCCTGCTAAAAGTTAAAAATTAGTTTTACTTTTCAATAGTAAGTATTCAGACTTACTGTAATaccattttttttctcactATCATAATTACTTTGAACCAATTCAACATTTTCTATGAGCAACATGGTAAAGGGTCAAAAGTACAAGCCCAATAAAAGTTTTAT encodes:
- the LOC139135261 gene encoding uncharacterized protein, yielding MGCGMSSRFKRSRPSVSVTESTQQEFLTETEVEAVGTAVRTVAVSSDSTKGTSRRTKSVGSLFHSRKVCSFDDTVDSSVKTTISPKRRSSFAAQDESDKEQFELPGKINVETQRDFAKLRSVDERQSLSTEDSEPNITTAASSSIFGASSGIEAGESSNGSIGTEGNDRASLDSGFPLNDSGTKSAVVDKTIITSNGSCDNKLHDLRDEDITRLVVKEDETELSNGHANSFSDGHLEHSDDSFRNIKVNGGPASVGAMPDEGQLCAIHKDTGIHAEIKRGNAESNPGDNISMQQQNGGSSEAHVCKCPKQKIGVNTLEQIVEVGKMVSNPAEHSIIYESPEEVKTLRNGDRCTSTSVTLSDVADEESHGIGVTKATVSPIEHPHIDGDVAEDELWPGLVVVHVHQDFFNDFDDCFDDDEILTSVTAS
- the LOC139135264 gene encoding golgin subfamily A member 6-like protein 25; its protein translation is MEGAEPEENVPDVQQQPAVEQSKSEAEPSAPEETAVPEQKAETSTQDEKAETGELSKDSLEGVQKENRKLRAKYKKMKKEIEELKSTKESLETELLELKEKTNAQAETIKTLEEKLQKCESESGSSSVSDIKEKAKQTDGLKVQADYLTRQVLQTQESETYLRQRLAEALEAQEESERKMKDLQVRLKRFIKDDQTKDERIMKMEQELKDITQQVEELEKYVDADQVQRIRKEAGSSISSMNGRGSNLSQMSKLDDSPTKSKVCTIL